In Prescottella soli, a genomic segment contains:
- a CDS encoding pentapeptide repeat-containing protein — MLNADLLRLLRSDVVAWNARRDELPDAPDLHGLDLSGADLAGANLTGANLVGTDLSGADLTAAEFGGADMTGANLSGAVAADADFSKAYLTNAKLTGAVLTLSFLTSTYLARANLAGADLSGAYMTGAHLEDADLTGARLAGAYLAHADLTGAVLATTDVSGADMTDVTMPDGAVRA, encoded by the coding sequence ATGCTGAATGCAGATCTCCTCCGACTCCTTCGCTCCGATGTCGTGGCGTGGAACGCCCGACGAGACGAATTGCCCGATGCACCAGACCTTCACGGTCTGGACTTGTCGGGTGCGGACCTCGCCGGAGCCAATCTCACCGGAGCCAATCTCGTCGGTACCGACCTCTCCGGTGCGGATCTGACGGCTGCCGAGTTCGGCGGGGCCGACATGACCGGAGCCAACCTTTCCGGGGCGGTCGCCGCGGACGCCGACTTCAGCAAGGCTTATCTGACGAACGCGAAGCTGACCGGTGCGGTGCTCACGTTGTCGTTCCTGACGTCGACGTACCTGGCCCGCGCGAACCTGGCCGGGGCGGACCTCTCGGGGGCGTACATGACGGGTGCACACCTCGAGGACGCCGACCTGACCGGGGCCCGGTTGGCGGGCGCGTACCTCGCGCATGCGGATCTGACGGGCGCAGTGCTCGCCACGACCGACGTGAGCGGCGCGGACATGACCGACGTCACGATGCCGGACGGGGCCGTCCGGGCCTGA
- a CDS encoding thiazole synthase, with protein MAEMSKLTIADRTFGSRLIMGTGGAANLAVLEEALVASGTELTTVAMRRVDAAGGTGVLDLLRRLDIAPLPNTAGCRGAAEAVLTAQLAREALETDWVKLEVIADERTLLPDAIELVSAAEQLVDDGFTVLPYTTDDPVLAKRLEDVGCAAVMPLGSPIGTGLGISNPHNIEMIVEAAGVPVILDAGIGTASDATLAMELGCDAVLLATAVTRAKDPALMASAMRGAVTAGYEARRAGRIPKRFWAQASSPM; from the coding sequence GTGGCTGAGATGAGCAAGCTGACGATCGCCGACCGCACCTTCGGCTCCCGCCTGATCATGGGCACCGGGGGCGCCGCGAACCTCGCCGTGCTCGAGGAGGCGTTGGTGGCGTCGGGCACCGAGCTGACCACCGTCGCGATGCGCCGCGTCGACGCCGCCGGCGGCACGGGTGTCCTGGACCTGCTGCGCCGACTGGACATCGCGCCGCTGCCGAACACTGCCGGGTGCCGGGGTGCCGCGGAGGCGGTGCTCACCGCGCAGCTCGCGCGTGAGGCGCTCGAGACCGACTGGGTCAAGCTCGAGGTCATCGCCGACGAACGCACGCTGCTGCCCGACGCGATCGAATTGGTCAGCGCGGCAGAACAGTTGGTGGACGACGGATTCACCGTCCTGCCGTACACTACCGACGACCCGGTGCTCGCCAAGCGGCTCGAGGACGTCGGCTGCGCCGCGGTGATGCCGCTCGGTTCACCGATCGGCACCGGCCTGGGCATCTCGAACCCGCACAACATCGAGATGATCGTGGAGGCCGCCGGCGTGCCCGTCATCCTCGACGCCGGCATCGGCACCGCGAGCGACGCGACGCTCGCGATGGAGCTGGGCTGCGATGCGGTGCTGCTCGCGACCGCCGTCACCCGCGCGAAGGATCCGGCGCTCATGGCGTCGGCGATGCGAGGCGCGGTGACCGCCGGCTACGAGGCGCGCCGTGCCGGACGCATCCCCAAGCGGTTCTGGGCGCAGGCGTCGTCGCCGATGTGA
- a CDS encoding glutamate ABC transporter substrate-binding protein, translating to MIGRRLLATAAVAVGVTGATVSGCTEPPAPYTLPPSETYSVAPLPHGASVLTSEPVPPPQECGDPTASLRPFSPGEVPTGPTLDAIRARGRLVVGLDTGNNLMSFRNPATGGLEGFDVDIAREIARDLLGSPDKVEYRVLTAAEREQALQDAKVDIVAHTMSITCERRRHVDFSTEYYEAHQRILVMAGSPILGVDDLAGKRVCMTKGTRSLERIRDLVPDATVIAVPTWSDCLVMLQQRQVDATSADDTLLAGMTTQDPYLRIVGPSLGPEPYGIGIAKGKDDLVRFVNGTLERIRADGTWERIYDRWLSELGPSPGPPPATYRD from the coding sequence GTGATCGGACGCCGGCTGCTCGCGACGGCCGCGGTGGCTGTCGGGGTCACCGGCGCGACCGTGTCGGGCTGCACGGAGCCACCGGCGCCGTACACGCTGCCGCCGAGCGAGACGTACAGCGTGGCGCCCCTGCCACACGGAGCGTCGGTCCTGACGTCGGAGCCCGTGCCCCCACCGCAGGAGTGCGGTGATCCCACTGCGAGCCTGCGCCCGTTCTCGCCCGGCGAAGTACCGACGGGGCCGACGCTCGACGCGATCCGGGCGCGCGGTCGGCTCGTCGTCGGACTGGACACGGGAAACAATCTCATGAGCTTCCGGAACCCCGCCACCGGCGGCCTCGAGGGGTTCGACGTCGACATCGCCCGCGAGATTGCCCGCGACCTGCTGGGCAGTCCCGACAAGGTGGAGTACCGGGTCCTCACGGCGGCGGAACGCGAGCAGGCTCTGCAGGACGCGAAGGTGGACATCGTCGCCCACACCATGAGCATCACGTGCGAGCGGCGGCGGCACGTGGACTTCTCCACCGAGTACTACGAGGCGCACCAGCGAATCCTGGTCATGGCGGGGTCCCCGATCCTCGGCGTCGACGACCTCGCCGGCAAGCGGGTCTGCATGACGAAGGGCACGCGTTCCCTCGAGCGCATCCGTGACCTCGTTCCCGACGCGACGGTGATCGCGGTCCCCACGTGGTCGGACTGCCTCGTGATGCTGCAGCAGCGCCAGGTCGACGCGACCAGCGCCGACGACACCCTGCTCGCGGGGATGACCACCCAGGACCCCTACCTGAGGATCGTCGGCCCCAGCCTGGGACCCGAACCGTACGGAATCGGGATCGCGAAGGGCAAGGACGATCTGGTGCGGTTCGTGAACGGCACCCTCGAACGGATCCGCGCGGACGGCACATGGGAGAGGATCTACGACCGATGGCTCTCCGAACTGGGACCCTCACCAGGGCCGCCGCCGGCGACGTACCGGGACTGA
- a CDS encoding pyridoxamine 5'-phosphate oxidase family protein encodes MPDRTTPVTALTEQEALDLLATERLGRLILVSGDQPDVYPVNYAVHDGKLYFRSAEGDKLTELKLKPMVTFQVDHADTTSAWSILVRGIARTLVRFDEINAAEELDLRSWVPTEKYNFVEIRPTEITGRRFLLERG; translated from the coding sequence ATGCCGGACCGGACCACCCCTGTCACCGCGCTCACCGAGCAGGAGGCGCTGGACCTGCTGGCCACCGAGCGCCTCGGACGGCTCATCCTCGTCAGCGGCGACCAACCCGACGTCTACCCCGTCAACTACGCGGTGCACGACGGCAAGCTCTACTTCCGCAGCGCCGAGGGCGACAAGCTCACCGAGCTCAAGCTCAAGCCGATGGTCACCTTCCAGGTGGACCACGCCGACACGACGTCCGCGTGGAGCATCCTGGTCCGCGGCATCGCGCGCACACTCGTCCGGTTCGACGAGATCAATGCGGCCGAGGAACTCGACCTGCGGTCGTGGGTACCGACCGAGAAGTACAACTTCGTGGAGATCCGGCCCACCGAGATCACCGGTCGTCGTTTCCTCCTCGAGCGCGGCTGA
- a CDS encoding MFS transporter codes for MPSKSQRPGALIAVLSGAPFVAALDLFVVNVALDDIATDFAGTPLTHLSWILSGYAIVYAALLIPAGRWADRVGRRRAFLAGLALFTIASAACALAPSLWPLVAFRLAQAAGAAALTPASLGLLIAALPDARRAFGVRLWAATGAAASALGPVLGGLLVSASWRWIFLINVPIGVVLLWVAARIVPESRDPHPADVDLPGAGLLAVGLGAVSLALVQGPDWGWTHAGTVVAAAVGVLALAWFARRTTRHRNPLLDPELLRVRPFAWSNITAVAFSASFAAGLLANILWMQTQWGYSALRTGLAVAPGPLLVPVFAIVGQVLGRRLPPGAVAGLGSALWGAGTVLVLASVHTEPNYATGLLPGWLIAGAGVGLALPTILSTAAATLPPAQGATGSAVVNTSRQLGSVLGIAILVAVLAASGFTAAWWTIAALAAVGAVTALAMSPRSTAPLSPQTVTTQEFSS; via the coding sequence ATGCCAAGCAAAAGTCAGCGTCCGGGCGCGCTCATCGCGGTCCTGTCCGGGGCGCCGTTCGTCGCCGCCCTGGACCTGTTCGTCGTCAACGTGGCCCTCGACGACATCGCCACCGACTTCGCCGGAACACCGCTCACCCACCTCAGCTGGATCCTCAGCGGGTACGCGATCGTCTACGCGGCCCTGCTGATTCCGGCGGGCCGCTGGGCCGACCGTGTCGGGCGCCGCCGCGCGTTCCTGGCCGGCCTGGCGCTGTTCACGATCGCGAGCGCCGCGTGCGCCCTCGCTCCGTCGCTGTGGCCGCTGGTCGCGTTCCGCCTGGCGCAGGCTGCAGGCGCCGCCGCACTCACCCCGGCCAGTCTCGGTCTGCTCATCGCGGCCCTGCCCGACGCCCGACGCGCGTTCGGGGTGCGCCTGTGGGCCGCGACCGGCGCCGCCGCCTCGGCACTCGGACCCGTACTCGGCGGGCTGCTGGTATCCGCGTCGTGGCGCTGGATCTTCCTGATCAACGTGCCGATCGGCGTGGTGCTGTTGTGGGTGGCCGCGCGCATCGTGCCCGAGTCCCGCGATCCGCATCCCGCCGATGTCGACCTTCCCGGTGCGGGTCTGCTCGCGGTCGGTCTCGGTGCGGTGTCGCTGGCGTTGGTGCAGGGCCCCGACTGGGGATGGACACACGCCGGGACCGTGGTCGCCGCGGCCGTCGGAGTCCTGGCACTGGCATGGTTCGCCCGGCGCACGACGCGCCACCGCAATCCGCTGCTCGACCCGGAATTGCTGAGGGTGCGCCCGTTCGCGTGGTCCAACATCACCGCCGTCGCGTTCAGTGCGTCGTTCGCCGCCGGTCTGCTCGCGAACATCCTGTGGATGCAGACCCAGTGGGGGTACTCGGCTCTGCGCACCGGTCTCGCAGTGGCACCCGGTCCCCTGCTGGTCCCGGTCTTCGCGATCGTCGGACAGGTTCTCGGCCGACGCCTGCCGCCCGGCGCCGTGGCCGGTCTCGGCAGTGCACTGTGGGGCGCCGGCACGGTGCTCGTCCTCGCGAGTGTCCACACCGAACCGAACTACGCGACGGGTCTGCTTCCCGGATGGCTGATCGCCGGCGCCGGTGTCGGGCTCGCCCTGCCGACCATCCTGTCGACCGCCGCCGCGACGCTGCCGCCCGCGCAGGGCGCCACCGGCAGCGCGGTCGTCAACACCAGCCGCCAGCTCGGCAGCGTTCTGGGTATCGCGATCCTCGTCGCCGTGCTCGCGGCGTCCGGCTTCACCGCCGCGTGGTGGACCATCGCCGCCCTCGCCGCCGTCGGGGCCGTCACCGCGCTCGCGATGTCGCCCCGATCCACCGCACCGTTGTCCCCGCAAACCGTTACTACACAGGAGTTCTCGTCATGA
- the thiS gene encoding sulfur carrier protein ThiS — MSELIGITVNGEEREFDGPLTVTQLLERLDLPQRGIAVAVDGAVFPRGRWSESVGRGWEIEILTAVQGG, encoded by the coding sequence ATGAGTGAGTTGATCGGTATCACCGTCAACGGTGAGGAACGCGAGTTCGACGGACCGCTGACGGTGACACAGCTGCTCGAGCGGCTGGACCTGCCGCAGCGCGGCATCGCCGTGGCGGTCGACGGTGCGGTGTTCCCGCGCGGGCGGTGGTCCGAATCCGTCGGCCGCGGTTGGGAAATCGAGATCCTCACGGCGGTGCAGGGTGGCTGA
- a CDS encoding acyl-CoA thioesterase, translating to MTTTLGPFPTRFDDTWRAFDGIHGGMVLAAMLRAAAVETGAVPAAATAHFYAPLRPGPIDMTAQRGPTGRSPGVQVRAGTAATALVRLSRGVAAVRHAPSIETAVDPDSLAGLNVPIDFVPFSQHLDIRPINAARPFAGGPDPEFDVWIRLRPGLEFTGVERAAILLDALPPGLFATRTAPVPIPTVELTTHFAPAAASPTGPWHRLRHRTVWWTSDECVDETELFTTDGELAAQARQLRRILDSPR from the coding sequence ATGACCACGACACTCGGCCCGTTCCCCACCCGGTTCGACGACACCTGGCGTGCTTTCGACGGCATCCACGGCGGCATGGTGCTCGCGGCGATGCTGCGAGCCGCGGCCGTCGAGACCGGCGCGGTGCCCGCCGCCGCCACCGCACACTTCTACGCCCCGCTGCGCCCCGGCCCGATCGACATGACCGCGCAGCGGGGGCCGACCGGACGCTCACCGGGTGTACAGGTCCGCGCCGGCACCGCCGCGACGGCACTGGTCCGCCTGTCACGAGGTGTCGCTGCCGTCCGGCACGCACCATCGATCGAGACGGCCGTCGACCCGGACAGTCTTGCGGGACTGAATGTTCCGATCGACTTCGTGCCGTTCTCGCAGCACCTCGACATCCGTCCGATCAACGCGGCGCGCCCCTTCGCGGGCGGACCGGACCCCGAGTTCGACGTGTGGATCCGGCTGCGGCCGGGGTTGGAGTTCACCGGTGTCGAGCGCGCCGCGATCCTGCTCGACGCGCTGCCGCCGGGACTGTTCGCGACACGCACTGCGCCGGTGCCGATCCCGACCGTCGAGTTGACGACGCACTTCGCCCCCGCCGCCGCCTCGCCCACCGGACCGTGGCATCGACTGCGCCACCGCACGGTGTGGTGGACATCGGACGAGTGCGTCGACGAGACCGAACTGTTCACCACCGACGGCGAACTCGCCGCCCAGGCGCGCCAGCTGCGCCGGATCCTGGACAGCCCCCGGTGA
- a CDS encoding winged helix-turn-helix transcriptional regulator — translation MQAARLDGFLADRSAWRATHCSIAKAMDVVGTRSAMLILREAYYGTTRFDQFAERVGITEAVAAARLRELTAEGLFERSPYKEPGQRTRYEYVLTEKGRDLLPAVLALMQWGDKYLQDGRGGPLDLADDTTGEPVHVEVRNESGRRVPLGELRVVPNVTEEQARRSLE, via the coding sequence ATGCAGGCGGCACGGCTGGACGGGTTTCTCGCTGATCGCAGTGCGTGGCGGGCCACGCACTGTTCGATCGCGAAGGCGATGGACGTCGTGGGCACCCGGTCGGCGATGCTGATCCTGCGTGAGGCGTACTACGGCACAACCCGTTTCGACCAGTTCGCCGAGCGGGTGGGGATCACCGAGGCGGTGGCCGCCGCGCGCCTGCGGGAGTTGACCGCCGAGGGGTTGTTCGAGCGGAGTCCCTACAAAGAGCCCGGGCAACGCACGCGTTACGAGTACGTGCTCACCGAGAAGGGGCGCGATCTACTGCCGGCGGTGCTGGCGCTGATGCAGTGGGGCGACAAGTATCTGCAGGATGGCCGTGGCGGGCCGCTGGATCTCGCCGACGACACCACCGGCGAACCGGTCCACGTCGAGGTGCGCAACGAGTCGGGGCGCCGGGTGCCGCTCGGGGAGTTGCGCGTGGTCCCGAACGTCACCGAGGAGCAGGCGCGCCGCTCGCTGGAGTGA
- a CDS encoding glycosyltransferase 87 family protein, translated as MLGLWALTSAILVLTTVSPWMPEIGLLAGGADLDVYRDGARHIMEDLPLYTQPVIHGLLYTYTPFSTLVFVPFGLLPLDYDKYIWMAANLALLVGIVALCWRMLGYRISRRLVGISALLAVACTFLEPVRTTLFYGQINLVLMALVLWDVSRDERSRIRGVGVGIAAGIKLTPGYFVLYYLVLRQWRAAAVAVGTVVATIAVSWLVLPDDSRQYWTDTFFESTRIAEDQHPSNQSIRGVVAHLTGHATPVAVWLVLAALVVAVSMWIVVRLHRAGESLLAVTVAGLSAAAVSPFSWSHHWVWFVPLLVYIVHRALTNSWWWLAAAVIYLGAGAWPYRWNEHVVVVGLFLFPPQWAVADVLMNIYLLLYAAVLVGAGLVASRRAEPAGQHPVAA; from the coding sequence GTGCTCGGACTGTGGGCGCTGACGTCGGCGATCCTGGTTCTCACGACGGTGAGTCCCTGGATGCCGGAGATCGGCCTCCTCGCGGGCGGAGCCGACCTCGACGTCTACCGCGACGGCGCGCGCCACATCATGGAGGATCTGCCGCTCTACACCCAACCCGTCATCCACGGACTTCTGTACACGTACACGCCGTTCTCGACGCTGGTGTTCGTCCCGTTCGGTCTGCTGCCCCTGGACTACGACAAGTACATCTGGATGGCGGCCAACCTGGCGCTGCTGGTCGGGATCGTCGCGCTGTGCTGGCGGATGCTCGGCTACCGGATCTCTCGTCGGCTCGTCGGGATCTCGGCGCTGCTCGCGGTGGCGTGCACGTTCCTCGAACCCGTTCGCACCACGCTGTTCTACGGGCAGATCAACCTGGTGCTGATGGCGCTGGTGCTGTGGGACGTCTCCCGCGACGAACGGAGCCGGATCAGGGGCGTCGGCGTCGGGATCGCGGCCGGTATCAAGCTCACCCCTGGGTACTTCGTGCTCTACTACCTGGTGCTTCGCCAGTGGCGGGCCGCCGCAGTGGCGGTCGGCACGGTCGTGGCCACGATCGCCGTGAGTTGGCTGGTACTGCCGGATGATTCGCGGCAGTACTGGACCGACACCTTCTTCGAATCCACGCGGATCGCGGAGGACCAGCACCCGTCGAACCAGTCGATCCGCGGCGTCGTCGCGCACCTGACCGGCCACGCGACGCCGGTCGCGGTGTGGCTCGTGCTGGCGGCGCTCGTCGTGGCGGTGAGCATGTGGATCGTGGTGCGCCTGCATCGCGCGGGGGAGAGTCTGCTCGCGGTCACGGTGGCGGGTCTGAGCGCCGCGGCGGTGTCGCCGTTCTCGTGGAGTCACCACTGGGTGTGGTTCGTCCCGCTGCTCGTCTACATCGTGCACCGTGCGCTGACGAACAGTTGGTGGTGGCTCGCCGCGGCGGTGATCTACCTCGGCGCCGGTGCCTGGCCGTACCGATGGAACGAACACGTCGTGGTGGTCGGTCTGTTCCTGTTCCCGCCGCAGTGGGCCGTCGCCGACGTCCTCATGAACATCTACCTGTTGCTGTACGCGGCCGTCCTGGTCGGCGCCGGCCTCGTAGCATCCCGCAGGGCCGAACCGGCTGGTCAGCACCCAGTGGCGGCGTGA
- a CDS encoding NUDIX hydrolase has translation MRGDGDGWAMTPDGVRHWGRHGAAGLLLRAPLTDGTAAVLLQHRAAWSHQGGTWALPGGARDSHETTIHAAIREAQEETGIDAGSVHVRTERVTATVAGGWTYTTVVADAEKPLALVPNGESTELRWVPESDVERMPLHPGFAAAWPGLQAAEVRVLLDTANVLGSRPDGWWRDRAGATTNLLDRLAQVLPRTIELPGGGFGWLPRIEAVLEGRARAAGHVDARIPVHTASGSGDDELARLAASDGALTAVVTADRGLRGRLPESVLTLSPSTVLAWLD, from the coding sequence ATGCGCGGTGACGGAGACGGTTGGGCGATGACCCCCGACGGGGTTCGGCATTGGGGCCGGCACGGCGCGGCGGGTCTGTTGTTACGTGCCCCGCTGACGGACGGCACGGCCGCGGTCCTACTGCAGCATCGGGCCGCATGGAGTCACCAGGGCGGCACGTGGGCCCTGCCCGGTGGCGCGCGTGACAGCCACGAGACGACGATCCACGCCGCGATCCGCGAGGCGCAGGAGGAAACCGGAATCGACGCGGGGTCGGTGCACGTGCGCACCGAGCGGGTGACGGCCACCGTCGCGGGCGGTTGGACGTACACGACGGTCGTCGCCGACGCGGAGAAGCCGCTGGCGCTGGTCCCGAACGGGGAGAGCACCGAACTGCGCTGGGTGCCCGAGTCCGACGTCGAGCGCATGCCGCTTCATCCCGGGTTCGCCGCGGCGTGGCCGGGGCTGCAGGCCGCCGAGGTCCGGGTTCTGCTCGACACCGCGAACGTGCTCGGCTCGCGGCCCGACGGGTGGTGGCGCGATCGTGCGGGCGCCACGACGAACCTGCTGGACCGGCTCGCGCAGGTGCTGCCGCGGACCATCGAGCTGCCCGGCGGCGGTTTCGGTTGGCTGCCGCGGATCGAGGCGGTGCTCGAGGGCCGGGCCCGCGCCGCCGGGCACGTCGACGCGCGGATCCCGGTTCACACAGCGTCCGGCAGCGGTGACGACGAGCTGGCCCGGCTGGCCGCGAGCGACGGCGCCCTCACCGCCGTCGTGACCGCCGACCGCGGGTTGCGCGGACGGCTGCCGGAATCGGTGCTGACGCTGTCGCCGTCGACGGTGCTCGCCTGGTTGGACTGA
- a CDS encoding ABC transporter ATP-binding protein, whose product MIEVRGLTKTYGSTRAVDDLTFSVKPGIVTGFLGPNGAGKSTTMRMILGLDRPTSGTALVDGVPFHQLKQPLRTVGALLDAKWVHPNRSAKAHLQWMAAANSLPMSRVDEVLRLVGLTEVAGKKAGGFSLGMSQRLGLAGALLGDPKVLLFDEPVNGLDPEGIVWIRKFMQSLAAEGRTVLVSSHLLSEMSLTAEHLIVIGRGRLIADTSVKDFVDRSSESSVRVRSPQLDALRSVLTAQGFAVRDDAGVDHQSALVVSGVKTDDIGALAGANGIVLHELSSQRGSLEEAFMKLTGDDVQYHAQIAGAAGQNMGGALR is encoded by the coding sequence ATGATTGAAGTGAGGGGACTGACGAAGACCTACGGGTCGACGAGAGCGGTGGACGATCTCACGTTCTCCGTGAAGCCCGGAATCGTCACCGGCTTCCTCGGCCCGAACGGTGCCGGCAAGTCGACGACCATGCGGATGATCCTCGGCCTCGACAGGCCGACGTCGGGCACCGCACTGGTCGACGGCGTGCCGTTCCACCAGCTGAAGCAGCCGCTGCGCACGGTCGGCGCACTGCTCGACGCCAAGTGGGTGCACCCCAACCGCTCGGCCAAGGCGCACCTGCAGTGGATGGCGGCGGCGAACTCGCTGCCGATGTCCCGTGTCGACGAGGTGCTGCGCCTCGTCGGCCTGACGGAGGTCGCGGGGAAGAAGGCCGGCGGCTTCTCGCTGGGCATGTCGCAGCGGCTGGGTCTGGCCGGGGCGCTGCTGGGCGATCCCAAGGTGCTGCTCTTCGACGAGCCGGTCAACGGTCTCGACCCCGAGGGCATCGTGTGGATCCGCAAGTTCATGCAGTCCCTGGCGGCGGAGGGCCGCACGGTCCTGGTCTCGAGCCACCTGCTGTCGGAGATGTCGCTGACCGCAGAGCATCTCATCGTGATCGGCCGGGGCCGGTTGATCGCCGACACGAGCGTCAAGGACTTCGTCGACCGCTCGTCGGAGTCGTCGGTGCGGGTGCGCAGCCCGCAGCTCGACGCGCTGCGCAGCGTGCTCACCGCGCAGGGCTTCGCGGTCCGTGACGACGCGGGTGTCGATCACCAGTCGGCGCTGGTCGTGTCCGGCGTGAAGACCGACGACATCGGTGCGCTGGCCGGGGCCAACGGAATCGTGTTGCACGAGTTGTCCTCTCAGCGAGGCTCGCTCGAGGAAGCGTTCATGAAGCTCACCGGTGACGACGTGCAGTACCACGCTCAGATCGCCGGGGCAGCCGGGCAGAACATGGGAGGTGCGCTCCGATGA
- the thiO gene encoding glycine oxidase ThiO: MPAQGVRWRKLTRSVSVVGGGVIGLSVAWRAAQRGWAVRLYDPAPGSGASWVAGGMLAPLSEGWPGEEQALALGAASLQRWPDFGAELERIAGVTLFTSDDSLTVALDAADAADLHTIADWVAEQGHELRILNRAQIRELEPSLGRGIRLALQAPTELAVDNRLLVQALRTAAVDAGVELIEHAVTDLDDLTTDQVVLAAGSNSAQLWPDLPVRPVKGEILRLRARPGVTPAPRRTIRGSVHGRPSYLVPRADGIVVGATQYESGHDTQVTVAGVRDLIADAEALMPAIGEYELYEAKAGLRPMSPDNLPIIGRVSDRVVLATGHGRNGILMTPVTADATVAILDGTPLVEAESATAERFSPAKA; this comes from the coding sequence ATGCCGGCGCAGGGAGTGAGGTGGAGAAAGTTGACCCGATCGGTTTCCGTCGTCGGCGGCGGTGTCATCGGTCTGTCCGTCGCGTGGCGGGCAGCGCAGCGTGGCTGGGCGGTCCGGTTGTACGACCCGGCACCCGGGTCGGGCGCGTCGTGGGTCGCGGGCGGGATGCTCGCGCCACTCTCGGAGGGCTGGCCCGGTGAGGAGCAGGCGCTCGCGCTGGGGGCCGCGTCGCTGCAGCGGTGGCCGGACTTCGGTGCCGAGCTCGAACGTATCGCGGGCGTGACGCTGTTCACCTCGGACGACTCGCTGACCGTCGCGCTGGACGCCGCCGACGCCGCCGACCTGCACACGATCGCCGACTGGGTGGCCGAGCAGGGGCACGAGCTGCGCATCCTGAACCGCGCCCAGATCCGTGAACTCGAGCCGTCGCTCGGGCGCGGGATCCGGCTGGCACTGCAGGCGCCCACCGAACTGGCCGTCGACAACCGGCTGCTGGTGCAGGCGCTGCGGACCGCGGCGGTGGACGCGGGCGTCGAGCTGATCGAGCACGCGGTGACCGATCTGGACGACCTCACCACCGACCAGGTGGTGCTGGCGGCCGGATCGAACTCGGCGCAGCTGTGGCCGGACCTGCCGGTGCGTCCGGTCAAGGGCGAGATCCTGCGGCTGCGGGCGCGCCCCGGGGTGACGCCCGCGCCGCGACGCACGATCCGCGGCAGCGTGCACGGGCGACCGTCGTATCTGGTGCCGCGCGCCGACGGCATCGTCGTGGGCGCGACGCAGTACGAGTCGGGCCACGACACCCAGGTGACGGTGGCCGGCGTGCGTGACCTGATCGCGGACGCGGAGGCCTTGATGCCGGCGATCGGCGAGTACGAGCTGTACGAGGCGAAAGCCGGTCTGCGCCCGATGAGTCCGGACAACTTACCGATCATCGGCCGCGTCTCGGACCGGGTGGTGCTCGCGACCGGGCACGGCCGCAACGGCATCCTGATGACCCCGGTGACGGCGGACGCGACGGTCGCGATCCTCGACGGCACACCATTGGTAGAGGCGGAAAGTGCCACCGCCGAACGATTTTCACCTGCGAAGGCTTGA
- the thiE gene encoding thiamine phosphate synthase — translation MHASQSVKHLTPRERLADARLYLCTDARRDKGDLAHFVEAALAGGVDIVQLRDKGSAGEREFGPLEVKEELAALAVLGAAARRHGALLAVNDRADLALAAGADVLHLGQNDLPVHYARRIVGPDVVIGRSTNNRAQASLAAIEEDVDYFCTGPVWATPTKPGRTASGLELVRSTAESAPPRPWFAIGGVDQERLPQILEAGATRVVVVRAITDADDPEAAARALSDALRG, via the coding sequence GTGCATGCCTCCCAATCCGTCAAGCACCTCACACCGCGCGAACGCCTCGCCGACGCGCGCCTCTACCTCTGCACGGACGCCCGGCGGGACAAGGGCGATCTGGCTCACTTCGTCGAGGCCGCACTGGCCGGCGGCGTCGACATCGTCCAGCTGCGCGACAAGGGCTCGGCCGGCGAGCGGGAGTTCGGGCCGCTCGAGGTGAAGGAAGAGCTGGCGGCGCTGGCGGTACTGGGCGCCGCGGCCCGACGCCACGGCGCGCTGCTCGCCGTCAACGACCGGGCCGACCTCGCGCTCGCCGCCGGGGCGGACGTCCTGCACCTGGGCCAGAACGACCTGCCCGTGCACTACGCCCGCCGGATCGTCGGCCCCGACGTCGTGATCGGCCGCTCCACGAACAATCGCGCGCAGGCCAGCCTCGCGGCGATCGAGGAGGACGTCGACTACTTCTGCACCGGTCCGGTGTGGGCCACGCCCACCAAGCCGGGCCGGACGGCGTCGGGTCTCGAACTGGTGCGCAGCACCGCCGAGTCCGCGCCGCCGCGGCCGTGGTTCGCGATCGGCGGCGTCGACCAGGAGCGGCTGCCGCAGATCCTCGAGGCGGGCGCCACCCGCGTCGTCGTCGTGCGTGCGATCACCGACGCCGACGACCCGGAGGCCGCCGCGCGGGCGCTGTCCGACGCCCTGCGCGGCTGA